DNA sequence from the Caldilineales bacterium genome:
CGCCTTCAGCATCCTCAGTTCGGGTGTGGTCAGCGATTCTCGCCAGGGTAATGCCCTCTACGACACCGGCACCATGCGCAACCCGGAGACCGGCGAAGCATCGCAGGCAATTTTTACTGTGCCCTACGTCAAGCCGGAGACTCACTTTCTCGAGATCGAGACGCTCAAAGATGTAACTTTGGGTGAATGGGTCTACATCTTGGGCAATGTGTTGCGTAGCACCCGCTACGGAGCGGTGTCTAGCCGGCAGGGGCGGATCAAGAACATGTTGGCAGGAGTGGTCTTTAGCAACTGCGAGATTTTCAGCAACCTGGAGCTGACTCAGACGGTTTACGACCAGTTGAAGACCAAGGACCCGGAACTCAACTTTCCCTTGCGCGACACTGATGTGTTGACCGCTGTCTCCGACGCCACGACAACCCTCATAAAGAACGTAGCCACGGCCAGCCCGCTAGTGCTAGGGCTGGCCGAGTGCGCGGCCATCCACCAGGCTATCGTCCAGGTATACCGGGACGATGAGCGGGTCGGCGCCTTGTTGGGAGCCATCGAGCAGGGCTATGACCGCGATGAGGCGAAACGACAGGCTGGCCATGCGACGGTGCTGCAAGTGTTGGAGGCTGCGGAGGCTGCGACTCAGGAGGCGTAACATGGGCGCGGACATGTTGCACGTTTACCGCTGTGAAATGACCTTCTGGGAGCACGTGTTCTTCAGCAGTCGAGAGATCAGCAATTTCTTTCAGACCGAAGCGCTGCTGGGGAATTACGCGCTCGCCTATGCCTTTGAACTGGCGCAGACCCCCTATCATTCGGAAGGCCCCGTCCGTTACGGCCAAGACCTGCGGCCGTTGAATGACCGAGGGGTTTATGTCACGCCGGGCACGCTGCTGGGCGAACCTCGCTTCGTGCTCAGCCAGTTCAATGCTCAGGCCGACAGTTATTGGTATGCCTTCACCAACAACGCTATCGTCACCCGCACCGATGATGAAATGGCTGTGCGGCAGGGCGCGCGTTGGCGCGTCAGCAATCGCAAGACCGGCGCTGATGGCTTTGTCCGGCCCAACAACTATCCCCAGCATGGCCGCATCAAGATGCTGGCGCTGAGTAATCGCGCCGTCTGCTATGTGGTAAGCCGTGAGGCGCTGGCTTTGCCCCGGTATGTGCGATTGGGTAAATGGATGAGCAAGGCGTCGGTCGCTACCACCCATGCCATCGTCCGGTCAGAAGCGAAAAAGGATGTGACCATACCAGTCTTCCTCAATCCGGCCGATTTGCTCCACCCTGAACGACTGCGGACCTATGATCTGGTAAGTGTTCATCCCGCGCCTTTGGTGCGCAATGCCACGCTTAGCGGTGAGTTCCTGCGGGCACCGGATGGGGTCTGGCTACCCGCAGGGATGCGCTTCGCAGTCGAAGGGTTGTTGTGATAGAATGCAAGGTATCCTTACTCACTTTTGGACGCTCCAAACATACCGAGAGGCGATGGAAAAGGAAACCATCCATTGGCGCTGGTTTTTCACTTTCG
Encoded proteins:
- the cas7d gene encoding type I-D CRISPR-associated protein Cas7/Csc2, which codes for MSTLIQYQDRLLRAYTTFPRGHYVSLILVRKTESETLFRTEGAEGDLSKDFVRAGAVDDEIIQRVVITKRKQTAVERRTGRELLRDHNRLYLDAKSNAVCALNTTNTCEHCIDCMVYGYAVGGGGAQKSRVITDDAFSILSSGVVSDSRQGNALYDTGTMRNPETGEASQAIFTVPYVKPETHFLEIETLKDVTLGEWVYILGNVLRSTRYGAVSSRQGRIKNMLAGVVFSNCEIFSNLELTQTVYDQLKTKDPELNFPLRDTDVLTAVSDATTTLIKNVATASPLVLGLAECAAIHQAIVQVYRDDERVGALLGAIEQGYDRDEAKRQAGHATVLQVLEAAEAATQEA
- the cas5d gene encoding type I-D CRISPR-associated protein Cas5/Csc1; this translates as MGADMLHVYRCEMTFWEHVFFSSREISNFFQTEALLGNYALAYAFELAQTPYHSEGPVRYGQDLRPLNDRGVYVTPGTLLGEPRFVLSQFNAQADSYWYAFTNNAIVTRTDDEMAVRQGARWRVSNRKTGADGFVRPNNYPQHGRIKMLALSNRAVCYVVSREALALPRYVRLGKWMSKASVATTHAIVRSEAKKDVTIPVFLNPADLLHPERLRTYDLVSVHPAPLVRNATLSGEFLRAPDGVWLPAGMRFAVEGLL